One Arthrobacter sp. StoSoilB20 DNA segment encodes these proteins:
- a CDS encoding DUF2130 domain-containing protein: protein MHDIKCPHCGQTFTIDEAGYADIAKQVRDAEFEQQLNERLELAGQDKATALELAEAKSASERQKIAAAKDAEIQELKSKLDAGEVAQKLAVSEALGAVEKERDGLMKELEQAKQDKQASVELAEAKLANELQKTASEKDSAIQDLKAKLEAIETAQKLEISEAVNTVEKERDKLASSLERAELEKQLGEKSLKDKYETQIKDREEQIERLRDLKAKLSTKMVGETLEQHCETEFNRIRATAFPLAYFEKDNDARAGSKGDYIFRDSDSAGTEIVSIMFEMKNENDGTATKHKNEDFLKELDKDRTEKGCEYAVLVSLLEPDSELYNTGIVDVSHRYPKMYVVRPQFFIQLIALLRNAAMNSLEYKTELAMVKAQNLDITNFEQQISDFKDAFGRNWRLASDGFVEAIKRIDEAIKDLEKTKVALQKSADNLRRANAKADDLTIRKLTRGNSTMTTKFAELKAAKTAGWDVN, encoded by the coding sequence ATGCATGACATCAAGTGCCCGCACTGCGGACAGACATTTACTATCGACGAAGCCGGCTACGCCGACATCGCCAAGCAGGTTCGCGATGCTGAGTTCGAACAGCAGCTCAACGAACGGCTTGAACTGGCAGGGCAGGACAAGGCCACTGCTCTCGAGCTGGCGGAGGCGAAGTCCGCCAGCGAACGTCAGAAGATCGCGGCGGCCAAGGATGCTGAGATCCAGGAACTGAAGTCAAAGCTCGACGCCGGTGAGGTTGCACAGAAGCTCGCCGTATCCGAGGCACTTGGTGCCGTCGAAAAGGAGCGCGATGGGCTGATGAAGGAGCTCGAACAGGCGAAGCAGGATAAACAGGCATCAGTTGAACTGGCCGAAGCGAAGCTCGCTAACGAACTTCAGAAGACTGCATCGGAGAAAGACTCCGCGATCCAGGACCTCAAGGCGAAGCTCGAAGCCATCGAAACCGCGCAGAAGCTTGAGATCTCCGAAGCAGTCAACACGGTCGAAAAGGAGCGGGACAAGCTCGCAAGCAGCCTTGAACGGGCCGAGCTCGAGAAGCAGCTTGGTGAGAAGTCTCTGAAGGACAAGTACGAAACCCAGATCAAGGACCGTGAAGAACAGATCGAGCGGCTGCGGGACCTGAAAGCGAAGCTGTCGACCAAGATGGTCGGAGAAACTCTTGAGCAGCACTGCGAGACCGAGTTCAACCGCATTCGTGCCACAGCCTTTCCCCTTGCCTATTTCGAGAAGGACAACGATGCTCGGGCCGGGAGCAAGGGTGATTACATCTTCCGCGACTCCGATAGTGCCGGAACTGAGATTGTGTCGATCATGTTCGAGATGAAGAACGAGAACGACGGAACCGCGACAAAGCACAAGAACGAAGACTTCCTGAAAGAGCTGGATAAAGATCGCACGGAGAAGGGGTGCGAGTACGCCGTGTTGGTCTCTCTGCTCGAGCCTGACAGCGAGCTCTACAACACCGGGATCGTCGACGTTTCTCATCGCTATCCGAAGATGTACGTCGTCCGGCCGCAGTTCTTCATCCAGTTGATCGCGCTGCTGCGGAATGCCGCGATGAATTCGCTCGAATACAAGACCGAACTTGCCATGGTCAAGGCGCAGAACTTGGACATCACGAATTTCGAACAGCAGATCAGCGATTTCAAGGATGCGTTCGGTCGGAACTGGAGGCTCGCCTCCGACGGTTTCGTGGAGGCGATCAAGCGCATCGACGAAGCGATCAAGGACCTGGAAAAGACGAAAGTGGCGCTGCAGAAGTCTGCCGACAACCTGAGGCGCGCGAACGCCAAAGCCGACGATCTCACCATTAGGAAGCTCACGCGAGGCAACTCGACAATGACCACCAAATTTGCCGAGTTGAAGGCGGCGAAGACGGCAGGGTGGGACGTTAACTGA
- a CDS encoding putative protein N(5)-glutamine methyltransferase, which yields MTRGSDVAATLRAAGCVFAEDEAKVLLGAANHPDELNRLVERRVKGQPLEHIVGWADFCGTRMAVRPGVFVPRRRTEFLVRKAAMLAKPGAVVVDLCCGSGALGAAVSDQLGNCRLHAADIDPDAVHCARLNIEPRGGTVHHGDLYAALPAELRGTVDVLLANAPYVPTRAIGMMPQEARVHEPRLALDGGTDGLAVQRRVALGAAGWLRPGGFLVMETSRHQAPGTARILGGAGLRVELASDEELDATVVIGHRA from the coding sequence ATGACCCGGGGATCCGACGTTGCCGCCACCCTTCGCGCTGCGGGATGCGTTTTCGCAGAAGACGAAGCTAAGGTGCTCCTCGGGGCCGCCAACCATCCTGACGAGCTCAACCGCCTGGTGGAACGACGGGTCAAGGGGCAGCCCTTGGAGCACATCGTTGGTTGGGCGGATTTCTGCGGGACCCGCATGGCGGTCCGGCCTGGTGTGTTCGTGCCACGGCGCCGCACGGAGTTCCTGGTGCGCAAGGCGGCCATGCTCGCCAAGCCGGGTGCCGTCGTCGTTGATCTTTGCTGTGGTTCCGGAGCGCTGGGTGCGGCAGTGAGCGATCAGCTGGGGAATTGCCGCTTGCATGCGGCGGACATCGATCCCGACGCTGTCCATTGCGCGCGCCTGAACATCGAACCCCGTGGTGGGACCGTCCATCACGGGGACTTGTACGCGGCGCTCCCGGCTGAGCTGCGCGGGACAGTGGACGTTCTGCTCGCCAACGCACCGTATGTTCCTACCAGGGCCATCGGGATGATGCCGCAGGAGGCGCGGGTCCATGAGCCGCGGTTAGCGCTCGACGGCGGGACTGACGGCCTGGCGGTCCAGCGGCGGGTTGCGCTGGGGGCGGCCGGGTGGCTTAGGCCGGGCGGGTTTCTGGTGATGGAAACCTCCCGGCACCAGGCGCCCGGGACGGCCCGGATCCTTGGCGGGGCCGGGCTGCGGGTGGAGCTTGCCTCCGATGAAGAGCTGGATGCAACCGTGGTGATCGGTCATCGAGCATAG
- a CDS encoding ATP-dependent DNA ligase, with amino-acid sequence MAGKQQERVNVEGHELTLTNLGKIIYPETGTTKAEVLEYYAAVAPFLIPAAANRPVTRKRWVNGVGTAENPGQVFFQKNLEDSAPRWIPRAAIQHSDHVNVYPMVNNLATLTWMAQIASLEIHVPQWQVDPSGKPLRPDRFVLDLDPGPGAGLPECVEVAKLARSILQDMGMDPVPVTSGSKGIHLYTGLDGTLKSEQVSAFAHELARALESDHPDLVVSDMKKSLRHGKVLVDWSQNSGNKTTIVPYSLRGKAHPTVAAPRTWRELASASLDHLDFQAVMKRVRTGKDHFAPISDRHLPPHGEDDNDDDGAAAALSGSGTSGSGTSGSGTNGSSTNGSGTNGSGTNGSSTNGSSTNGSGTNASNTNRERVVTVENRLAKYVGMRDPQKTPEPFPSSSAAGSGASRSGSSSSDQPKPGDPPPPGGIFVIQEHHARRYHLDLRLEHGGVLASWALPRGVPETPDRNNLAVHTEDHPMEYANFAGVIPKGEYGAGTMTIWDRGEYTCEKWRDGKEVIATLTGEPGGGLGGTKRFALINTGQNWLIHLMKEQPGGRRASSNTAPKSGSQPSVTAPAAPQPMPNYSPMLATSGTTADLRGDDWLYELKWDGIRAIITGTEGRIRLMSRNGNDLSATYPELTDRACWPDGDFVADGEIVALGKGSRPDFGRLQARMNLVKSADIKRAQASVPVQLMLFDLLYDAGMDLSGLPFSERHQKLSGFAKRLRKGCPLHLSAVLDHDVEDLMASAAELGLEGVMAKKADSRYVIGRRSRSWLKLKLEQSQEVVVGGWRPGAGARSGTFGSLLLGIPDGNKLHYVGRVGTGFKDWQLREVMEQLEPLVVADSPFADIPREDAAGARWVSPELVAEVTFGEWTGPGRLRHPVWRGWRPDKSPNDVSQPN; translated from the coding sequence GTGGCAGGCAAGCAACAGGAGCGCGTGAACGTGGAAGGCCACGAACTCACGCTCACCAACCTGGGAAAAATCATCTACCCGGAAACCGGCACCACCAAGGCCGAAGTGCTGGAGTACTACGCCGCCGTGGCGCCCTTCCTCATCCCCGCCGCTGCCAACCGGCCCGTCACCCGCAAACGCTGGGTCAATGGGGTGGGCACCGCCGAAAATCCCGGGCAGGTCTTCTTCCAAAAGAATCTCGAGGACTCCGCGCCCCGCTGGATTCCCCGGGCGGCCATCCAGCATTCGGACCACGTCAACGTTTACCCCATGGTGAACAACCTGGCCACGCTCACGTGGATGGCCCAGATCGCCTCGCTGGAAATCCATGTTCCGCAGTGGCAAGTCGACCCCTCCGGCAAGCCCCTCCGCCCCGACCGCTTTGTCCTTGACCTTGACCCCGGGCCAGGGGCAGGGCTGCCCGAGTGCGTCGAGGTTGCCAAACTTGCCCGCTCCATCCTCCAGGACATGGGCATGGACCCCGTCCCGGTGACCAGCGGCAGCAAAGGCATACACCTTTACACGGGCCTGGATGGAACCCTGAAGTCCGAACAAGTTTCGGCCTTCGCTCACGAACTGGCCCGCGCCTTGGAATCGGACCATCCCGATTTGGTGGTGAGCGATATGAAGAAGTCCCTGCGCCACGGCAAGGTGCTGGTGGACTGGAGCCAGAACAGCGGTAACAAAACCACGATCGTCCCCTACTCGCTCAGGGGCAAGGCACACCCCACAGTGGCCGCCCCGCGCACCTGGAGGGAGCTCGCTTCCGCTTCCTTGGACCACTTGGACTTCCAGGCGGTGATGAAGCGGGTCAGGACGGGCAAAGACCATTTCGCGCCCATCTCGGACCGGCACCTGCCGCCCCACGGTGAGGACGACAATGACGACGACGGCGCCGCGGCGGCTTTGAGCGGTTCGGGCACCAGCGGTTCGGGCACCAGCGGTTCGGGCACCAACGGCTCCAGCACCAACGGTTCGGGCACTAACGGTTCCGGCACCAACGGCTCCAGCACCAACGGCTCCAGCACCAACGGTTCGGGCACCAACGCTTCCAACACCAACCGCGAGCGTGTGGTGACGGTGGAGAACCGTCTCGCCAAGTATGTCGGGATGCGCGATCCGCAGAAGACCCCGGAGCCGTTTCCGTCGTCGTCGGCTGCTGGTTCTGGAGCGTCCCGATCCGGAAGCTCCTCCTCCGATCAGCCGAAGCCCGGCGACCCTCCGCCGCCCGGCGGCATCTTCGTCATCCAGGAGCACCACGCCCGCCGGTACCACCTGGACCTGCGCCTGGAGCACGGCGGAGTGCTGGCGTCATGGGCGCTTCCCCGCGGCGTCCCGGAAACACCGGACCGCAACAATCTGGCGGTGCACACCGAGGACCACCCCATGGAATACGCAAATTTTGCGGGCGTCATTCCCAAGGGTGAATACGGTGCAGGGACCATGACCATCTGGGACCGCGGTGAGTACACGTGTGAGAAGTGGCGCGACGGCAAGGAAGTCATCGCCACCCTCACGGGCGAACCAGGCGGGGGCTTGGGCGGAACCAAGCGGTTTGCGCTGATCAATACGGGCCAGAACTGGCTTATCCATCTGATGAAAGAGCAGCCCGGGGGTCGGCGGGCGTCCTCAAATACTGCGCCGAAGTCCGGGTCACAGCCCTCTGTAACCGCGCCTGCCGCTCCCCAACCCATGCCGAATTACAGCCCCATGCTGGCCACTTCCGGGACCACCGCTGATCTCCGTGGCGACGACTGGCTGTATGAACTGAAATGGGACGGGATCCGGGCGATCATCACCGGCACCGAAGGCAGGATCCGCCTCATGAGCCGCAACGGAAATGACCTCTCCGCCACGTACCCTGAACTGACGGACCGTGCGTGCTGGCCAGACGGCGACTTCGTGGCCGACGGAGAGATCGTGGCCCTGGGCAAGGGGTCCCGCCCCGACTTTGGCCGGCTCCAGGCCCGGATGAACCTGGTCAAGTCGGCCGACATAAAGCGCGCACAGGCATCGGTCCCGGTGCAGCTCATGCTCTTTGACCTGCTTTACGACGCCGGCATGGACCTGAGCGGGCTGCCGTTCAGCGAGCGCCACCAGAAGCTCTCCGGCTTTGCGAAGCGCCTGCGCAAAGGTTGCCCCCTGCACTTGTCAGCGGTGTTGGACCACGATGTGGAGGACCTCATGGCCAGCGCTGCCGAGCTCGGCCTGGAAGGTGTCATGGCGAAGAAGGCCGACAGCCGCTACGTCATTGGCCGACGCAGCAGGTCCTGGCTCAAGCTCAAGCTGGAGCAGAGCCAGGAAGTGGTGGTGGGTGGTTGGCGTCCAGGCGCCGGGGCGCGGAGCGGGACGTTCGGTTCCTTGTTGCTGGGCATCCCGGACGGCAACAAGCTGCACTATGTGGGCAGGGTCGGTACCGGCTTCAAGGACTGGCAACTCCGCGAGGTCATGGAGCAATTGGAGCCCCTGGTGGTAGCGGATTCCCCGTTCGCGGATATTCCGAGGGAGGACGCTGCGGGAGCCCGGTGGGTCTCCCCTGAGCTGGTGGCCGAAGTGACTTTCGGGGAATGGACGGGCCCCGGCCGGTTGCGCCATCCCGTGTGGCGGGGGTGGCGTCCGGACAAGTCCCCCAACGACGTAAGCCAGCCCAACTGA
- a CDS encoding Ku protein codes for MRAIWKGSIAFGLVNVPVKLYSATEDHDISLHQVHNKDGGRIRYQRKCEICGEVVAYEDIDKAYEEEGRTVVLTSTELKSLPEENSREIEVVEFIPAEQLDPIMYERSYFLEPDSKSPKAYMLLRQTLEDTDRIAIVQYALRQKTRLGALRVRGDVLLLQALLWGDEVREAKFPSLETDIKISDKELEMSSALVESMAHDFDPDEYTDDYQVQLKTLIEAKLEKGEALDTEATFGAVEGEGEGGDVIDLMEALKRSLDKKRGKEKADDDAAAAGKTATKPKARAKKKA; via the coding sequence ATGAGGGCCATATGGAAGGGATCTATCGCGTTCGGTCTGGTCAACGTACCAGTGAAGCTCTACAGTGCCACGGAGGATCACGATATAAGCCTGCACCAAGTCCACAATAAGGACGGCGGGCGCATTCGGTACCAGCGGAAATGCGAAATTTGCGGCGAAGTAGTGGCCTACGAGGATATTGACAAGGCCTACGAAGAAGAGGGCCGCACGGTGGTTTTGACCTCCACCGAATTGAAGTCGTTGCCGGAGGAGAACAGCCGGGAAATCGAGGTGGTGGAGTTTATCCCCGCCGAGCAGCTGGACCCCATCATGTATGAGCGCAGTTATTTCCTGGAACCGGATTCCAAATCGCCCAAGGCCTATATGTTGCTGCGGCAAACCTTGGAGGACACGGACAGGATCGCAATCGTCCAGTACGCGCTTCGGCAGAAAACGCGGTTGGGTGCACTGCGCGTGCGGGGCGACGTCCTCTTGCTGCAGGCATTGCTGTGGGGCGACGAGGTCCGTGAAGCCAAGTTCCCGTCGTTGGAGACCGACATCAAGATCTCGGACAAGGAACTGGAGATGTCCTCGGCCCTGGTGGAATCCATGGCTCATGACTTTGATCCCGATGAGTACACCGATGACTACCAGGTCCAGTTGAAGACGCTGATCGAGGCCAAGCTGGAAAAGGGCGAGGCCCTGGATACCGAGGCCACCTTCGGTGCCGTGGAAGGCGAAGGGGAGGGTGGCGACGTCATCGACCTCATGGAGGCACTGAAGCGCAGCCTGGACAAGAAACGCGGCAAGGAAAAAGCGGACGACGACGCCGCTGCCGCCGGCAAAACCGCCACCAAACCAAAGGCGCGGGCCAAGAAAAAGGCGTGA
- a CDS encoding Rho termination factor N-terminal domain-containing protein, whose amino-acid sequence MPGKKNSSLKDPELYEELREDGASKEKAARVSNAAAAKGRKEVGSKGGKSGDYDDWTVDKLKSRAKELGLKGYSDKKKSELISMLRNH is encoded by the coding sequence ATGCCAGGAAAGAAAAACTCCAGTTTGAAAGACCCGGAACTTTATGAAGAGCTCCGCGAGGATGGCGCCTCCAAGGAGAAAGCTGCCCGCGTCTCCAATGCCGCTGCTGCCAAGGGCCGCAAGGAAGTAGGAAGCAAGGGTGGAAAGTCCGGTGATTACGATGACTGGACGGTGGACAAACTGAAGTCCCGCGCCAAGGAATTAGGCCTCAAAGGCTATTCCGACAAGAAGAAATCCGAGCTTATCTCCATGCTGAGAAATCACTGA
- a CDS encoding DUF6766 family protein: protein MLRPAQHEQTSGKAQKRNWVKDHGLLLVNAGLFVFFLGGMILSGAAKYSEEQQAHGEPATGLTDFLTSGSFWEAVFENWESEFLQMAMYVVLTVFLFQRGSSESKPVDKDAPQDEDPRDAKMTAKTPWPVRRGGWVLKVYEHSLSGLLGLLFLLSFTLHAFGGTAAYNDEQRSHGLPEVSTWEYMGSSQFWFESFQNWQSEFLAVAVLVGASVYLRERGSPESKPVAEPHYETGA, encoded by the coding sequence ATGCTGCGACCTGCCCAACACGAACAGACATCCGGCAAGGCCCAAAAGCGCAATTGGGTCAAAGACCACGGCCTGCTGCTGGTCAATGCGGGCCTGTTCGTCTTTTTCCTCGGCGGCATGATCCTTTCAGGGGCCGCCAAATACAGCGAAGAACAGCAAGCGCATGGTGAACCGGCAACGGGCCTGACCGATTTCCTGACTTCGGGAAGCTTCTGGGAAGCCGTCTTCGAGAACTGGGAGTCGGAGTTCCTTCAAATGGCCATGTACGTGGTCCTGACGGTATTCCTGTTCCAAAGGGGATCGTCGGAGTCGAAGCCTGTGGATAAGGACGCGCCCCAGGATGAGGACCCCCGTGACGCCAAAATGACCGCAAAGACCCCTTGGCCGGTGCGCCGGGGCGGCTGGGTCCTGAAGGTCTACGAGCACTCGCTTTCCGGCCTCCTCGGCCTGCTTTTCCTGCTCTCGTTCACCTTGCACGCATTCGGCGGTACGGCCGCCTACAACGACGAACAGCGCAGCCACGGCCTTCCCGAGGTCTCCACCTGGGAGTACATGGGTTCCAGCCAGTTCTGGTTTGAGTCCTTCCAGAACTGGCAAAGCGAATTCCTTGCCGTAGCCGTTCTGGTGGGTGCCTCCGTATACCTCCGGGAGCGGGGTTCACCCGAGTCAAAGCCTGTTGCAGAGCCCCACTATGAGACGGGCGCCTAG
- a CDS encoding DUF6328 family protein: protein MIEPEQAPRTGRNESVEERMDRNWMELIQELRVLQTGVQILGGFLLTLPFQGRFEYLDDWQRSLYLFNVMVAALTTVLIVLPVSVHRRLFRRGLKATLVSTADVVTKWALAGVALLIVGSATLVFDFTAGRTSGLVAGGFIILVLLLLVVGTPVWLHRRAVRNGEGNNGTAREV from the coding sequence ATGATAGAGCCGGAGCAGGCTCCCAGAACCGGCCGCAACGAATCCGTTGAGGAGCGTATGGACCGCAACTGGATGGAATTGATCCAGGAATTGCGGGTGCTCCAGACCGGGGTCCAGATTCTGGGCGGTTTCCTGTTGACGCTGCCCTTCCAGGGACGCTTCGAATATCTGGACGACTGGCAACGGAGCCTCTACCTCTTCAACGTGATGGTGGCGGCGCTGACCACCGTCCTCATAGTGCTCCCCGTCAGTGTCCACCGCCGGCTGTTCCGCAGGGGCCTCAAAGCCACGCTGGTTTCGACAGCCGACGTCGTCACCAAGTGGGCATTGGCCGGTGTGGCGTTGCTGATCGTTGGATCGGCCACCTTGGTGTTCGATTTCACCGCCGGCCGGACATCCGGACTGGTGGCCGGAGGATTCATCATCCTGGTGCTTCTGCTCCTGGTGGTGGGAACCCCGGTGTGGCTGCACCGCCGCGCCGTCCGCAACGGGGAAGGCAATAACGGAACTGCGCGAGAGGTGTGA
- a CDS encoding DNA starvation/stationary phase protection protein produces the protein MKASQQLADNLQIVLTDLIELQLQGKQAHWNIVGPNFRDLHLQLDELVLATRQFADDTAERMRALHALPDGRSATIAKGTRLEEFPAGLVNTKNAVKLVTDRVERAVQTMRDVHDEVDEEDPTTADLLHAFISRLEQLVWMINAEIMNAGASVTDPDEA, from the coding sequence ATGAAAGCGTCACAGCAGCTTGCAGACAACCTTCAGATCGTCCTGACCGACCTCATCGAGCTGCAGCTCCAGGGGAAGCAGGCGCACTGGAACATTGTGGGACCGAACTTCCGGGATCTTCACCTTCAACTGGATGAGCTGGTCCTGGCCACGCGCCAGTTTGCCGACGACACCGCCGAACGTATGCGCGCACTCCATGCCCTGCCGGATGGCCGCAGTGCCACCATCGCCAAGGGCACGCGCCTGGAGGAGTTCCCTGCCGGCCTGGTCAACACCAAGAACGCCGTCAAGCTGGTCACGGACCGCGTAGAGCGCGCTGTGCAGACCATGCGCGATGTCCATGACGAGGTGGATGAGGAAGATCCCACCACCGCTGACCTGCTGCACGCGTTCATCTCCCGCCTTGAGCAGTTGGTGTGGATGATCAACGCAGAAATCATGAACGCCGGCGCTTCCGTCACGGATCCGGACGAAGCCTAG
- a CDS encoding DNA topoisomerase IB, whose product MPRLKRSDLSKPGIVRRRVGKGFSYRHPDGGLVSKEDRQRINALAIPPAWTDVWISPFENGHILATGVDDAGRSQYIYHPTWRERKDTEKFIRAAKLGLVLPAIRRNVTVHLQNMDDPRQQTLAAAVRLMDLGALRVGSEVYMKQNGSYGLTTLRCRHARVQGQDVFLKFPGKSGQLWDKSIHDPALAAFLEPLAERPGKERLLAYLSEGTWVSVDASMINGYLRGITGDAYSSKDFRTWKGTAAAALCLIKSGHKGTPRQAIVRAIKEASKILGNTPSVARSSYVDPRIIEAYLEGELKEVKPTEASVAAFLNGETPGG is encoded by the coding sequence GTGCCCAGGCTGAAGCGCAGTGACTTGTCCAAGCCCGGCATCGTGCGCCGCAGGGTAGGAAAAGGGTTCAGCTACCGGCACCCGGACGGGGGCCTGGTCAGCAAGGAGGATCGCCAGCGCATTAATGCGCTGGCGATCCCGCCTGCATGGACCGATGTGTGGATCAGTCCTTTCGAGAACGGACACATCCTGGCTACCGGAGTCGACGACGCCGGGCGCAGCCAATACATCTACCACCCCACCTGGCGGGAGCGGAAAGACACCGAGAAATTCATTCGCGCCGCCAAGCTGGGACTGGTGCTGCCGGCGATCCGGCGCAACGTCACCGTCCACCTGCAAAACATGGACGATCCCCGGCAACAGACCCTCGCCGCTGCCGTGCGGCTGATGGACCTCGGCGCGCTCCGGGTTGGCTCCGAGGTGTACATGAAGCAGAACGGTTCCTACGGGCTCACTACACTCCGGTGCCGCCATGCGCGGGTGCAAGGGCAGGACGTCTTCCTGAAGTTCCCAGGCAAGAGCGGCCAGCTGTGGGACAAATCCATCCACGACCCCGCCTTGGCCGCCTTCCTGGAACCACTGGCCGAGCGCCCGGGCAAGGAGCGCCTGCTTGCCTACCTTTCGGAGGGAACCTGGGTCTCCGTGGATGCCTCCATGATTAACGGATACTTGCGAGGCATCACCGGCGATGCCTACTCATCCAAGGATTTCCGGACCTGGAAGGGTACGGCCGCGGCGGCCCTTTGCCTGATCAAGTCCGGCCATAAGGGAACTCCCCGCCAAGCAATTGTTCGGGCCATCAAGGAAGCCTCAAAGATATTGGGCAACACCCCGTCCGTGGCCCGCTCCTCCTACGTGGACCCGCGCATCATCGAGGCCTACCTCGAGGGGGAACTGAAGGAAGTCAAGCCCACCGAAGCTTCGGTTGCGGCCTTCCTTAACGGTGAAACGCCGGGCGGGTAG
- a CDS encoding TetR family transcriptional regulator C-terminal domain-containing protein, translating to MPRRIDAEARTAEIAEASLRVLERHGLVGLSVRGVAAEAGIAAASLRRSFATQHALREYCLQLIEDRVTARISSLGLTGRELVDGLLLQLLPLDKERRLELVAQVQLGILSLTDSQLRPAATRLSEAVDRACHAAVQILIEAGLFHNGRDPGYEAQRLRALLDGIAMQGLWSGELPASSHMPGVLARHLDSLANP from the coding sequence ATGCCGCGCAGAATCGACGCCGAAGCACGCACCGCTGAGATAGCGGAGGCGTCTTTACGGGTCCTCGAACGTCATGGGCTCGTGGGCTTGTCAGTCCGCGGGGTGGCAGCGGAAGCAGGCATTGCTGCTGCCTCGTTGCGGCGGTCATTTGCTACGCAGCACGCCCTTCGGGAGTACTGCCTGCAACTCATCGAGGATCGGGTCACCGCCAGGATCTCCTCGCTCGGGCTGACCGGCCGCGAACTCGTTGATGGGCTGCTGTTGCAACTGCTCCCCCTCGACAAAGAGCGGCGCTTGGAACTGGTGGCGCAGGTCCAACTCGGCATTCTTTCCCTCACCGACAGCCAGCTCCGTCCTGCGGCGACCAGGCTGAGCGAAGCAGTCGATCGAGCGTGCCACGCCGCTGTGCAGATCCTGATCGAGGCGGGCCTGTTCCACAACGGGCGCGATCCCGGCTACGAAGCGCAGCGGCTGCGGGCACTCCTTGATGGAATCGCCATGCAAGGACTGTGGAGCGGGGAGTTGCCGGCTTCAAGCCACATGCCCGGTGTGCTCGCGCGCCATCTCGACTCACTCGCCAACCCGTAA
- a CDS encoding HPr family phosphocarrier protein: MPERTATIASRVGLHARPAAIFAEAAGDLDIDVTIARQGEPADDAMDAASILSLMSLGASHGDVVVLRAEGEGADAALDSLVKILETDHDAE; encoded by the coding sequence ATGCCAGAACGTACAGCCACCATCGCAAGCCGCGTCGGCCTGCACGCCCGCCCGGCAGCCATCTTCGCTGAGGCAGCCGGAGACCTGGATATCGACGTCACCATCGCACGCCAGGGTGAACCCGCCGATGACGCTATGGACGCTGCCAGCATCCTGTCACTCATGAGCCTGGGCGCCTCCCACGGAGACGTCGTGGTGCTGCGCGCCGAGGGTGAAGGTGCGGACGCCGCACTGGACAGCCTGGTCAAGATCCTGGAAACGGACCACGACGCCGAGTAG